In Streptomyces sp. NBC_00433, a single genomic region encodes these proteins:
- a CDS encoding SDR family oxidoreductase, whose product MRAVVTGGAGFIGSHLCERLLAEGGDVVCVDNFLTSGLHNIDHLMGHPHFQFSYLDVCQGLDVNGPVDAVFHLASPASPTDYLKMPLETLRVGSAGTWNALDLATEKDARFLLTSTSESYGDPQVHPQSEDYWGHVNPVGPRSVYDEAKRFGEALTMAYRRSRGVDAKLVRIFNTFGPRMRPDDGRAIPTFIRQALEGEPLTVAGDGAQTRSLCYVDDLVGGLVQMMAGPHGGPVNLGNPHEVSMLDLARWIIELTGSRSEIQLVPRPQDDPEKRRPDITLARELLGWEPKTDVDQGLRATIASFSSRMSQAASAGDDLALPAPGSALTAGAAS is encoded by the coding sequence ATGCGTGCAGTGGTGACCGGCGGGGCCGGATTCATCGGCTCCCACCTGTGCGAGCGATTGCTCGCCGAAGGCGGTGACGTGGTGTGCGTGGACAACTTCCTGACGTCAGGCCTGCACAACATCGATCATCTGATGGGGCATCCTCACTTCCAGTTCAGTTACCTGGACGTTTGTCAGGGTCTCGATGTGAACGGACCGGTGGACGCCGTCTTCCACCTGGCCTCGCCCGCTTCGCCCACGGACTACCTCAAGATGCCTCTGGAGACCCTGCGCGTCGGGTCGGCCGGCACCTGGAACGCCCTGGACCTGGCGACCGAGAAGGACGCGCGTTTCCTGCTGACCTCCACCTCCGAGTCGTACGGTGACCCGCAGGTCCATCCGCAGAGCGAGGACTACTGGGGCCACGTCAACCCGGTGGGACCGCGGTCGGTCTACGACGAGGCCAAGCGGTTCGGTGAGGCGCTGACCATGGCGTACCGCCGGAGCCGCGGCGTAGACGCCAAGCTGGTCAGGATCTTCAACACCTTCGGCCCCCGCATGCGCCCCGACGACGGCCGGGCCATTCCCACCTTCATCCGCCAGGCACTGGAGGGGGAGCCCCTGACCGTCGCCGGTGACGGCGCCCAGACCCGGTCCCTGTGCTATGTCGACGACCTGGTCGGCGGACTGGTCCAGATGATGGCCGGCCCTCACGGTGGGCCTGTCAACCTGGGAAACCCGCACGAGGTGTCCATGCTCGACCTCGCCCGGTGGATCATCGAACTCACCGGCTCCCGTTCGGAAATCCAACTGGTGCCCCGGCCGCAGGACGACCCGGAGAAGCGCCGCCCGGACATCACCCTTGCCCGCGAGTTGCTGGGCTGGGAGCCGAAGACCGACGTCGATCAGGGACTGCGCGCGACCATCGCCAGCTTCAGCAGCCGCATGAGCCAGGCCGCTTCGGCCGGAGACGACCTCGCACTCCCGGCCCCCGGATCTGCACTCACCGCAGGAGCGGCATCGTGA
- a CDS encoding glycosyltransferase family 4 protein has protein sequence MLSKAGRRRVVVVQPYVPGYRTEFFDQAEAILGRRGVVLEVLHGAPPPGHTARRDAAACACATQVPVARIAVPGGRHLNWRRVQRQAASADAVVVEQALHNLETYPLLLMHLLGRAAPTGPRVAFWGHGRTYTKPVSRIESLAKDALTRRGAWFFAYTESGAAHVASRGYPRDRITVVRNSVDTAALSAIVDRTRRPGTAEYAEALLLRERYGLVSGRTALFLGGLDAPKRIPLLLEAARRIASELPDFRLLVAGDGIDRSLVEEAASSPGSPVVAVGHATGRRTAMLGAVSDLMLMPGRVGLCAVDSFALRTPIVTTDWPWHAPEFEYLTDGRNSLVTPNDTASYTAAAIDLLNNPSRLERLRAGCARDCADYTVQGMASRFCEGLYRILGDGVRQ, from the coding sequence GTGCTGAGCAAGGCAGGTCGGCGGCGAGTCGTTGTGGTGCAGCCGTATGTCCCCGGCTACCGCACGGAATTCTTCGACCAGGCGGAGGCCATCCTCGGAAGGCGAGGAGTGGTTCTGGAAGTCCTCCACGGAGCTCCTCCACCAGGCCATACGGCCAGACGTGATGCCGCCGCCTGTGCCTGCGCGACGCAAGTGCCCGTCGCCCGGATTGCCGTTCCCGGTGGCCGGCACCTCAACTGGCGCCGTGTGCAGCGCCAGGCGGCTTCCGCCGACGCGGTCGTGGTGGAGCAGGCGCTGCACAACCTGGAGACGTACCCCCTTCTGCTGATGCACCTGCTCGGGCGGGCGGCACCGACAGGTCCCCGGGTCGCCTTCTGGGGCCACGGCCGGACGTACACCAAGCCCGTGAGCCGGATCGAGTCCCTTGCCAAGGACGCGCTGACACGGCGCGGCGCCTGGTTCTTCGCCTATACGGAGAGCGGAGCCGCACACGTCGCCTCGCGGGGCTATCCCCGCGATCGCATCACCGTGGTGCGCAACTCCGTCGACACCGCCGCACTGTCCGCCATCGTCGACCGCACCCGACGACCGGGAACGGCGGAGTACGCCGAGGCGCTGCTGCTCCGCGAGAGATATGGCCTGGTCAGCGGGCGAACGGCCCTGTTCCTGGGCGGATTGGACGCGCCCAAGCGGATTCCGCTCCTGCTGGAAGCCGCCCGACGGATCGCGAGCGAACTGCCTGACTTCCGCCTGCTGGTAGCCGGGGACGGCATTGACAGGAGTCTGGTCGAGGAGGCCGCGTCCTCCCCCGGCAGTCCCGTGGTCGCGGTAGGCCACGCCACGGGCCGGCGCACCGCAATGCTCGGCGCGGTCAGCGACCTCATGCTGATGCCTGGGCGAGTGGGGCTGTGCGCGGTGGACTCCTTCGCGCTGCGCACGCCCATCGTGACGACCGACTGGCCCTGGCACGCTCCTGAGTTCGAGTACCTGACCGACGGCCGCAACTCCTTGGTCACCCCCAACGACACAGCGTCGTACACCGCGGCAGCAATCGACCTTCTGAACAATCCTTCCCGTCTTGAACGGCTCCGTGCGGGTTGCGCGAGGGACTGCGCCGACTACACCGTCCAGGGGATGGCCAGCAGATTCTGCGAGGGCCTGTACCGGATACTCGGCGACGGAGTGCGACAGTGA
- a CDS encoding DUF4012 domain-containing protein, with translation MAVTAVLARAELLAAQRSLSALESVRAANTPGPGVRGIDSLTSELRSAAGHAAWAHRFTGGPAWYLAARIPILGDPVRTVRGAAWATHRVTAEVLPPLVRLTDGLTDGGRAGGNPIDLVALRRESPSLDRAAQVASDIRARSDKLPDSTWLASADRARNQLTGQLGRLAPATADAAAAARVLPAMMGAQGVRRYLVIFQNTAESRGTGGLPGAFAVLTATQGKLSFGDFGNDTAMADSRASVNLGEEYAADYAQNAPTTVWVNANLSPHFPYAARIWADSWARHSGKKVDGVIALDPRAMAGLLAVTGPARLADGTAVSAGNVVDLTERTSYAEFSDTMERKNFFTDVAKATAGKLLSADGRHYPALLSALRTELKERRVTVWSARRTEQGELQQDDFAGVLPEGPQPTAGLVVNNAAGTKLDYYLDRTLDWKAGQCGRDGRDVTVTVTLTNRAPATGLPAYVTQRVDRPPYATRPGDNRLLVSYYATNGAGLAGATSDGRAVLANTTTERGHPVFTLDVELPRQSTRTLKLYLVEPPSTRPPILLDQPLVRPLRTTVRPNIRCGH, from the coding sequence GTGGCGGTCACCGCTGTGCTGGCGCGTGCGGAACTGCTCGCCGCCCAGCGCAGCCTGAGTGCGCTGGAGAGCGTCAGGGCGGCGAACACACCGGGGCCAGGGGTGCGGGGAATCGACTCTCTGACGTCCGAACTGCGCTCCGCCGCGGGCCACGCCGCCTGGGCCCACCGCTTCACCGGCGGCCCGGCCTGGTATCTGGCCGCGCGGATCCCCATCCTGGGCGACCCCGTGCGTACCGTGCGTGGAGCGGCGTGGGCCACCCATCGCGTCACAGCAGAGGTTCTGCCCCCACTGGTGCGTCTTACGGACGGCCTGACCGACGGCGGCCGGGCGGGCGGAAATCCCATCGACCTCGTCGCGCTGCGACGCGAGTCCCCGTCCCTGGACCGCGCAGCGCAGGTGGCGTCCGACATTCGAGCGCGCTCGGACAAGCTGCCGGACAGCACCTGGCTGGCGTCCGCGGACCGGGCCCGCAACCAGCTCACCGGTCAGCTCGGCCGGCTCGCGCCGGCCACGGCCGACGCCGCCGCGGCAGCACGTGTACTTCCCGCCATGATGGGCGCGCAGGGCGTACGGCGGTATCTGGTGATCTTCCAGAACACCGCCGAGTCCCGCGGCACCGGGGGACTGCCCGGTGCGTTCGCCGTGCTGACGGCCACTCAGGGAAAACTGAGTTTCGGGGACTTCGGCAACGACACGGCCATGGCTGACTCCCGCGCCTCGGTGAACCTCGGCGAGGAGTACGCCGCCGACTATGCACAGAACGCGCCCACCACCGTCTGGGTCAATGCCAACCTCAGCCCACACTTCCCCTACGCAGCGCGGATCTGGGCGGACTCCTGGGCGCGGCACAGCGGCAAGAAGGTCGACGGGGTCATTGCGCTCGACCCGCGTGCGATGGCAGGGCTGCTCGCGGTCACCGGACCGGCGCGTCTGGCCGACGGCACCGCCGTGTCGGCCGGCAACGTCGTGGACCTGACCGAACGCACCAGCTATGCGGAATTCTCGGACACCATGGAGCGTAAGAACTTCTTCACGGACGTCGCCAAGGCGACCGCCGGGAAACTCCTCAGCGCCGACGGGCGGCACTACCCTGCTTTGCTGTCCGCGCTGCGGACGGAACTCAAAGAACGGCGGGTCACGGTGTGGAGCGCGCGCCGGACCGAGCAAGGGGAGCTCCAGCAGGACGACTTCGCAGGTGTGCTGCCGGAAGGTCCTCAACCCACCGCGGGGCTGGTGGTCAACAACGCAGCCGGGACCAAGCTCGACTACTACCTCGACCGGACGCTGGACTGGAAAGCGGGGCAGTGCGGCCGGGACGGGCGGGACGTCACCGTGACCGTGACGCTCACCAACCGGGCCCCGGCCACCGGGCTCCCCGCATACGTCACGCAGAGAGTGGACAGACCGCCTTACGCCACCAGACCGGGCGACAACCGGCTGCTGGTCTCCTACTACGCGACCAACGGAGCGGGCCTGGCCGGCGCCACGTCGGACGGCCGGGCGGTGTTGGCAAACACCACCACTGAGCGGGGTCATCCCGTGTTCACACTGGACGTGGAGCTTCCCCGGCAGTCGACTCGCACGCTCAAGCTGTACCTGGTGGAACCTCCTTCCACGCGGCCTCCGATCCTGCTCGACCAGCCACTGGTGCGGCCGCTGCGAACCACCGTGCGGCCGAACATCCGGTGCGGTCATTGA
- a CDS encoding PLDc N-terminal domain-containing protein — protein MNGHMVLASGYPVLGAFLTIVFLVGAAVWLILLFRVISDLFSDDSVSGAGKALWLVFLIFLPFLGVFLYLIARGDKARQPESHRRS, from the coding sequence ATGAACGGACATATGGTTCTGGCAAGCGGCTATCCGGTGCTTGGGGCCTTCTTGACGATCGTCTTCCTGGTCGGTGCGGCCGTGTGGCTCATCCTGCTGTTCCGTGTCATCAGTGACCTTTTCTCCGATGACAGTGTGAGCGGTGCTGGAAAGGCGCTCTGGCTGGTCTTCCTGATTTTTCTGCCTTTCCTCGGTGTTTTCCTCTATCTCATCGCCAGAGGCGACAAGGCACGCCAACCGGAGTCCCATCGGCGGTCTTGA
- a CDS encoding transposase, with translation MPFGYAFRSGVEGTVNEFAHGHGMRHCRHRGQPKAHPHHVLTAIAVNIERLSG, from the coding sequence ATCCCTTTCGGGTACGCCTTCCGCTCCGGAGTCGAGGGAACCGTCAACGAGTTCGCCCACGGACACGGCATGCGCCACTGCCGCCACCGAGGACAGCCGAAAGCCCACCCGCACCACGTACTCACGGCCATCGCCGTGAACATCGAACGACTCAGCGGCTGA
- a CDS encoding methyltransferase domain-containing protein — protein MTVVREAVKFLVGGMNRPVATMRLAHAVMTDPRPHRIEIGAHRRGRAGWIGTDISWRTRHYMDAAKPWPIPDSSVSHVYGDNMIEHMRMEPNRRMFREARRVLMPGGKIRFATPDVEYVVELYVQNNEETKKAIERSTWEAHHPVDLLRIPFQECGHHLGYLWDFQSLNAELVAAGFTGVRRCAPGQSDDPVFRNLESRPDRALIVEAEVSSDISEEARRPTFSGVR, from the coding sequence ATGACTGTCGTGAGAGAAGCCGTCAAGTTCCTCGTCGGGGGAATGAACCGCCCGGTGGCCACGATGCGCCTGGCACACGCAGTGATGACGGATCCCCGACCTCACAGGATCGAGATCGGCGCGCACCGCAGGGGCCGTGCCGGGTGGATCGGAACCGATATCTCATGGCGTACGCGGCACTACATGGACGCCGCAAAACCGTGGCCCATTCCGGACAGTTCGGTAAGCCACGTCTATGGCGACAATATGATCGAGCACATGCGTATGGAGCCGAACAGAAGGATGTTCAGGGAAGCACGCAGGGTGCTGATGCCGGGCGGGAAGATCAGGTTCGCGACACCCGACGTAGAGTACGTCGTCGAACTCTACGTGCAAAATAACGAGGAAACAAAGAAGGCGATCGAGCGGTCGACCTGGGAAGCACATCACCCGGTTGACCTTCTGCGCATTCCATTTCAAGAATGCGGTCACCACCTCGGCTACCTCTGGGATTTTCAGTCGCTCAACGCCGAACTCGTCGCGGCCGGTTTCACCGGTGTGCGTCGCTGTGCGCCGGGGCAGAGCGACGATCCGGTTTTCAGGAACCTGGAATCCCGCCCGGACCGGGCGCTCATCGTGGAAGCAGAGGTCAGCTCAGATATTTCCGAGGAAGCGCGGCGTCCGACGTTTTCAGGTGTGCGATAG
- a CDS encoding WecB/TagA/CpsF family glycosyltransferase has translation MTVLVDELPNRSVPVVDCLGVPITAHTPESAAREVVRLARHHRDTRSAATSRGSAVHLCNAYTLALTNRDPQLHGIMRSGALNLPDGQSVVWANQWLHRDTALPATRVYGPDLFLDVFAHGQDAGLRHYLLGSTPEVMKSLRREMLRRFPRAQIVGSCSPPFRSPTARELLDEEEAILSSRADIVWVGLGTPKQDIRAAQLAAALPVVAVAVGAAFDFVAGHKRQAPPWVRRRGLEWAFRLGCEPRRLWRRYLFGNARFLGGVARQAAVGTVPWMAGRSPRPTSLTIECLAGREKRT, from the coding sequence GTGACCGTCCTTGTGGACGAACTGCCCAACCGCTCGGTTCCCGTCGTCGACTGCCTCGGCGTACCCATCACCGCTCACACCCCCGAGAGCGCGGCCCGCGAGGTCGTCAGGCTCGCCCGGCACCACCGCGACACCCGCTCGGCCGCCACCTCCCGTGGGAGCGCCGTACACCTGTGCAACGCCTACACCCTCGCTCTCACCAATCGCGATCCGCAGCTCCACGGCATCATGCGCAGCGGCGCCCTGAACCTTCCCGACGGCCAATCGGTGGTATGGGCGAACCAGTGGCTGCACCGCGATACGGCCCTGCCCGCCACCCGGGTGTACGGTCCCGACCTGTTCCTGGACGTATTCGCCCACGGACAGGACGCCGGACTCAGGCACTACCTGCTCGGTTCCACGCCCGAGGTCATGAAATCGCTGCGGAGAGAAATGCTCCGGCGCTTCCCCCGGGCCCAGATCGTGGGCAGTTGCTCGCCGCCGTTCCGTTCTCCGACCGCGCGTGAGCTGCTTGACGAGGAAGAAGCCATCCTCTCCTCCCGCGCCGACATCGTCTGGGTCGGCCTCGGCACCCCCAAGCAGGACATCCGAGCGGCGCAACTAGCGGCGGCGCTCCCGGTCGTGGCCGTCGCGGTGGGCGCCGCCTTCGACTTCGTGGCGGGCCACAAACGCCAGGCCCCACCGTGGGTGCGGCGCCGGGGCCTGGAGTGGGCCTTCCGTCTCGGCTGCGAACCACGCAGGCTCTGGCGCCGCTATCTCTTCGGCAACGCCCGCTTTCTCGGCGGTGTCGCCCGGCAGGCGGCGGTCGGTACCGTGCCGTGGATGGCCGGGCGGTCCCCGCGTCCGACATCCCTCACCATCGAGTGCCTTGCCGGACGGGAGAAGCGAACGTGA
- a CDS encoding cation:proton antiporter has product MSQWAVVVAGGVVVGYGALSRWLSTTVVSGPLVFTVCGLAIGPLGLDLLNADRDPEVTRTLLESALILVLFTDAAAIRIQDLRREEFLPLRLLVIGLPVTIALGWLVAWPLLPGLSTWELALVAIILAPTDAALGEQAFSNQRVPALVRGGLGVESGLNDGLALPFFVLALAAAGEGGGHPGVVATFLRALLLSGAIGFAVGWAGAGVLRWSVLRDWSSSHWRQFLVLAVPVVAFAVCGAAEGSGFIGAWVAGLAFGSRLRGASPGRKTHTDGPDPTQSAQFSERLGLLLASVSFLAFGAVILGPALQHLTWRMVVYGVISLTVIRMVPVALAMAGSGLRPVSLGYIGWFGPRGLASLVFGLLAFEEHLPGTTELSGVVAVTVGLSVLLHGASAPYLGDRYGDWFARTLPSEPELRENALTADDVLGMRGPRGSQQSR; this is encoded by the coding sequence ATGAGCCAGTGGGCTGTGGTGGTGGCCGGTGGCGTGGTCGTCGGCTACGGCGCGCTCTCACGGTGGCTGTCCACGACGGTGGTGTCCGGGCCCCTGGTGTTCACCGTGTGCGGCCTGGCGATCGGGCCGCTGGGCCTGGACCTTCTGAATGCGGACCGGGATCCGGAGGTCACCCGGACGCTGTTGGAGAGCGCACTGATTCTCGTGCTGTTCACGGACGCGGCGGCCATCAGGATCCAGGACCTGCGCCGAGAGGAGTTCCTTCCGCTGCGACTGCTCGTGATCGGGTTGCCCGTCACGATCGCGCTGGGGTGGCTGGTGGCCTGGCCCCTGCTGCCCGGTCTGAGCACGTGGGAGTTGGCGCTGGTCGCCATCATCCTGGCCCCGACGGATGCCGCGCTCGGGGAGCAGGCCTTCTCCAACCAGCGGGTCCCGGCGCTGGTCCGAGGGGGCCTGGGAGTCGAATCGGGTCTGAATGACGGCCTGGCGCTGCCGTTCTTCGTGCTCGCGCTGGCGGCGGCGGGTGAGGGCGGAGGCCATCCGGGCGTCGTTGCGACGTTCCTGCGCGCGCTGCTGCTCAGCGGTGCGATCGGTTTCGCGGTCGGATGGGCTGGGGCGGGCGTGTTGCGGTGGTCCGTGCTGCGGGACTGGAGCAGTTCGCACTGGCGGCAGTTCCTGGTGCTCGCCGTTCCCGTGGTCGCTTTCGCGGTGTGCGGCGCGGCCGAAGGCAGCGGCTTCATCGGCGCCTGGGTCGCCGGTCTCGCCTTCGGGAGCAGGCTGCGGGGCGCGTCGCCAGGCCGAAAGACGCACACCGACGGACCGGATCCCACACAGAGCGCGCAGTTCAGCGAGCGGCTCGGGCTCCTGCTCGCTTCGGTGAGCTTCCTGGCCTTCGGTGCAGTCATCCTGGGGCCGGCTCTCCAGCACCTGACCTGGCGGATGGTGGTCTACGGGGTGATCAGCCTGACCGTCATCCGGATGGTGCCCGTCGCTCTCGCCATGGCAGGCAGCGGTCTGCGGCCCGTCTCGCTCGGCTACATCGGCTGGTTCGGTCCCCGCGGACTGGCCTCCCTGGTCTTCGGTCTGCTCGCCTTCGAGGAACACCTGCCCGGGACGACGGAGCTGAGCGGAGTCGTCGCGGTGACCGTGGGCCTGAGCGTCCTTCTGCACGGTGCTTCGGCTCCGTATCTGGGTGACCGCTACGGCGACTGGTTCGCCAGAACGCTCCCCAGCGAACCGGAACTCCGGGAGAACGCGCTCACGGCCGACGACGTCCTAGGTATGCGGGGTCCCCGGGGCTCACAGCAATCACGGTGA
- a CDS encoding glycosyltransferase family 4 protein: protein MVHSFYRSASPSGENLAVVDQAQALRRAGHTVSVVAAHTDELQAKPFYAARAGLTVATGRGRSPLAELRRLRPDVVHVHNLFPNLGTGWLRRWGGPLVATLHNYRPACAAGTLFRDGKVCTACPDGDRWAGVRCSCYRSSRSATLPLAWAGRAGAAAHPLLRRADRLVMLSELSKELYLRFGVPAGKLVVVPNSVDSRDDGPSAEPAVAAPGTRARWLFVGRLTEEKGILPLLRNWPEGESIDVIGSGPLESACRAAAPRGVRMLGALPREQLLAALPGYTGLVFPSVWFEGAPLVCQEALAAGVPVLALAGSGAADSVRRDGTGAVYRNADDLARVLAVAAGNFPRLREHCRRVHAERYSVRSWTEAMVTVYAQAIGHAPGPRERVAAAAPRC, encoded by the coding sequence ATGGTGCACAGCTTCTACCGCTCCGCCAGCCCCAGCGGGGAGAACCTGGCGGTCGTCGACCAGGCCCAGGCACTGCGCCGGGCAGGGCACACAGTCTCCGTGGTCGCGGCCCACACCGATGAGCTCCAGGCAAAGCCGTTCTACGCGGCGCGCGCAGGCCTGACAGTGGCGACCGGCCGTGGGCGCTCTCCCCTGGCCGAACTCAGGCGCCTTCGCCCGGACGTGGTCCATGTGCACAACCTCTTTCCCAACCTGGGTACCGGTTGGCTGCGGCGCTGGGGCGGCCCGCTCGTCGCCACCCTGCACAACTACCGACCAGCCTGTGCTGCCGGCACGCTCTTCCGGGACGGCAAGGTGTGCACGGCATGCCCTGACGGTGATCGATGGGCAGGGGTGCGGTGCAGCTGCTACCGGAGCTCGCGCAGCGCGACGCTTCCCCTCGCCTGGGCCGGTCGAGCGGGAGCAGCAGCTCATCCGCTGTTGCGCCGTGCCGACCGCCTGGTGATGCTCTCCGAGCTGAGCAAGGAGCTCTATCTACGTTTCGGGGTGCCGGCCGGGAAACTGGTGGTCGTACCGAATTCCGTCGACAGCCGAGACGACGGCCCGTCGGCGGAGCCCGCAGTGGCTGCGCCCGGGACGCGCGCACGCTGGCTGTTCGTGGGTCGGCTGACCGAGGAGAAGGGAATTCTGCCGCTGCTGCGGAACTGGCCGGAGGGGGAATCCATCGACGTGATCGGTTCTGGGCCACTTGAATCAGCCTGCCGCGCGGCCGCTCCGAGGGGAGTGAGAATGCTCGGTGCGCTTCCCCGCGAGCAGCTGCTGGCTGCGTTGCCCGGCTATACCGGTCTTGTCTTCCCCAGCGTCTGGTTCGAGGGCGCGCCTCTGGTCTGTCAGGAGGCGCTGGCGGCTGGGGTGCCCGTGCTGGCCCTGGCCGGATCGGGAGCTGCTGACAGCGTGCGCCGGGACGGCACTGGTGCCGTCTACCGCAATGCCGACGATCTGGCGCGCGTCCTCGCCGTGGCCGCTGGCAACTTCCCGAGGTTGCGTGAGCACTGCCGGCGGGTCCATGCCGAGCGCTACAGCGTCCGGTCGTGGACGGAAGCGATGGTCACCGTGTACGCACAGGCCATAGGGCATGCCCCAGGACCTCGGGAAAGGGTCGCGGCCGCGGCGCCGAGGTGCTGA
- a CDS encoding sugar transferase, whose amino-acid sequence MSGSAAKAVKRVVDVLGASALIVLLSPVLFAVAVAVKIDSPGPVLFRQRRTGLRGEVFQVLKVRTMRVGSELQRHALAGSNEADGHLFKIREDPRVTRAGRLMRRFSLDELPQLFNVVMGHMSLVGPRPLPLEDSAFSEQAIRRLLVRPGLTGLWQVSGRSSLSWEETLRLDLAYVDTWSLRLDLVILARTPRAVLRGEGAY is encoded by the coding sequence ATGTCTGGATCAGCGGCGAAGGCAGTCAAGCGAGTTGTCGATGTTCTGGGCGCCTCGGCCCTGATCGTGCTGCTGTCCCCGGTCCTCTTCGCCGTCGCCGTCGCTGTCAAGATCGACAGCCCGGGTCCCGTGCTCTTCCGGCAGCGCAGAACCGGCCTGCGCGGTGAGGTGTTTCAGGTGTTGAAGGTGCGGACCATGCGGGTGGGCTCGGAACTGCAGCGACACGCCTTGGCCGGGAGCAACGAAGCCGACGGGCACCTTTTCAAGATCCGAGAAGACCCGCGTGTCACCCGGGCGGGCCGACTGATGCGCCGCTTCTCACTCGATGAACTGCCCCAGTTGTTCAACGTGGTGATGGGCCACATGTCGTTGGTCGGGCCGCGGCCGTTGCCGCTGGAGGACTCGGCGTTCAGCGAACAGGCGATCCGCAGGCTGCTGGTCCGCCCCGGGCTCACCGGGCTGTGGCAGGTCAGTGGCCGGTCCAGCCTGAGCTGGGAGGAGACGCTGCGTCTGGACCTTGCATACGTTGACACGTGGTCGCTCCGCCTGGACCTGGTGATCCTCGCGCGCACCCCGAGGGCGGTACTCCGAGGGGAGGGGGCCTACTGA
- a CDS encoding class I SAM-dependent methyltransferase, which translates to MSNGVELQRAAMDEICHSRDDWSFHVTEDPLTRFLRDRRLLIALRRLRDRGLLDCATQSVLVVCGGVGGEGILLLRYGFTDVTVSDLSDQALTVCHSLKPELQTLSLNAENMAEIPDASYDIVLVQDGLHHLPRPVLGFTEMLRVARTAVIVIEPHEGLVGKLIGTEWEKHGDVVNFVFRWSRSILEQATLSYLLTPDAIVLPHRTWDHNVVVGRLVNRLPARWRLPIAKSVYRVLSPANRLGNMMIGIVVKPNGSRPSRMAEHGTR; encoded by the coding sequence ATGAGTAACGGTGTTGAATTGCAGCGCGCCGCAATGGACGAGATCTGCCATAGCCGAGATGACTGGTCGTTCCACGTCACCGAAGATCCCCTGACGCGTTTCCTTCGGGATCGCCGTCTGCTGATCGCCCTGCGCCGTCTCCGCGACCGAGGTCTGCTGGACTGCGCGACGCAGAGCGTCCTGGTCGTCTGCGGCGGAGTCGGCGGGGAGGGAATCCTACTCCTCCGATATGGATTCACAGACGTCACCGTCTCCGATCTTTCTGATCAAGCTCTCACCGTCTGCCACAGCCTGAAACCTGAACTGCAGACTCTGTCGTTGAACGCGGAAAACATGGCCGAAATCCCTGACGCCAGTTACGATATCGTCCTGGTTCAAGACGGGCTGCACCACCTGCCCCGGCCGGTTCTAGGATTTACGGAGATGCTCCGAGTCGCTCGTACCGCAGTCATCGTGATCGAACCGCACGAGGGTCTGGTCGGCAAACTCATCGGCACCGAATGGGAAAAGCACGGTGACGTCGTGAACTTCGTCTTCCGGTGGAGCCGATCGATCCTGGAGCAAGCCACCCTGAGCTACCTCCTGACTCCGGACGCCATCGTGCTGCCGCACCGGACATGGGATCACAACGTGGTCGTGGGAAGGCTGGTGAACCGCCTACCGGCGCGGTGGCGTCTACCGATCGCCAAGTCGGTCTACAGGGTGCTGTCACCGGCAAACCGGCTCGGCAACATGATGATCGGAATCGTGGTCAAGCCAAACGGCAGTCGCCCCTCGCGGATGGCCGAACACGGAACCCGATGA
- a CDS encoding low molecular weight phosphatase family protein, producing the protein MVCTGNLHRSPLAERLLTARLGPSRAMFRVTSAGTAAKAGTPMDPAAAALLAELGGDPRGAVASRLTAELVENADLVLGAATEHRDAAVRLSPVWALRRAFTLREFAHLVRAEDAAGVALPANRAALLVQGAWARRGMEGRSEDHDVDDPYGASDQVARWCAGRIAEPVERIAVAVLG; encoded by the coding sequence ATGGTCTGCACTGGCAACCTGCACCGCTCTCCGCTGGCTGAGCGTCTGCTGACGGCCCGCCTGGGCCCGTCCCGGGCCATGTTCCGGGTGACCAGTGCCGGCACAGCAGCCAAGGCCGGAACCCCGATGGATCCGGCAGCCGCGGCTCTCCTTGCCGAGCTGGGCGGGGATCCTCGCGGTGCCGTCGCCAGCCGGCTGACCGCGGAACTCGTGGAGAACGCCGATCTCGTACTGGGCGCTGCGACGGAACATCGCGATGCCGCGGTGCGGCTGTCCCCCGTGTGGGCGCTGCGGCGGGCTTTCACCTTGCGCGAGTTCGCCCATCTGGTGCGAGCCGAGGACGCCGCCGGGGTGGCCTTGCCCGCAAACCGGGCCGCGTTGCTGGTTCAGGGAGCCTGGGCCCGGCGGGGCATGGAGGGCCGTTCTGAGGACCACGACGTGGACGACCCGTATGGCGCCTCCGATCAGGTGGCGCGGTGGTGCGCGGGGCGTATCGCGGAGCCGGTCGAGCGGATCGCCGTGGCCGTACTGGGCTGA